A genome region from Etheostoma cragini isolate CJK2018 chromosome 4, CSU_Ecrag_1.0, whole genome shotgun sequence includes the following:
- the ncoa5 gene encoding nuclear receptor coactivator 5 isoform X3: MSRRRSRSASPGRFSRTCSSNDPREMERRIFVGNLPTSDMEKKDLEDLFSPYGKIVGVSMFRGFGFVQFERVEEAEAAKSAQKGRIYKGYKIDVNMAVERRQAKLQSQQSPPRRAPYGSYGDSKEPRPRSRSPVYGRESRDGREPRESRDGRESRDSRDGRDPGRESRPGGHSRDHDYRYRSSESRDKDPRGPEPRGPEPRGPESRDPAYSRDDYDRYYRSGSGAEDFYRRKDEPFRDPYRDPWNGRREPEVDDRARPEERRRNELYRQYYEELQRRYDTDRPVDCSVIVVNKAQNVYLCSENNCREYAETVGRKVRDLGMVVDLIFLNTEVSLTQALEDVGRARTPFAIIITQQHQVHRSCTVNILCGTPQEHRNMPMQDAMMLVAHNYDTYKVENREKEREEIARKAAKMADSVLLREPDRESHPVSVLTAITLLSENRFVTPEEMDGLIAYLTDKRTRLLRSAADPLAATVHAAAPAAGHLDVPPSAAGLPPASHSTRPPAQTGHLGLSAAPGASANPSHQQELQAKILSLFNSGSGVSGGTGGPATASQPQAYSSLGPPLSQNPARPPMPGPPAVGSQGYGAPPGHMQVPLGVQRPPTSASGINFDNPSVQKALDTLIQSGGPSLNHLVGPAASQQQPPRSAPGMGQIPPMSMYPRHY, encoded by the exons ATGTCTCGCCGAAGAAGCCGCAGCGCATCACCAGGGCGTTTTTCTCGCACTTGCAGCAGTAATGATCCCAGAGAAATGGAGAGACGAATTTTTGTTGGGAATTTGCCGACCTCGGACATGGAAAAGAAGGATTTGGAAGACCTGTTCAGCCCATATGGGAAGATAGTCG GCGTGTCCATGTTTCGTGGGTTTGGATTTGTACAATTTGAACGTGTTGAGGAAGCCGAAGCTGCAAAGTCTGCCCAAAAGGGTCGAATATATAAAGGTTATAAAATAG atGTAAATATGGCAGTGGAGCGACGGCAAGCTAAACTTCAATCCCAGCAGAGCCCTCCACGAAG GGCCCCTTATGGCAGTTATGGGGACAGCAAAGAACCCCGACCTCGGTCACGCTCACCGGTTTATGGACGGGAGAGCCGTGATGGGCGGGAGCCTCGGGAGAGCCGCGATGGGCGGGAGTCTCGGGACAGCCGTGACGGGAGGGACCCGGGCAGAGAGTCGAGGCCAGGGGGCCACTCTCGTGACCATGACTACCGGTACCGTAGCTCAGAGAGCAGAGACAAAGACCCCAGAGGCCCAGAACCCAGAGGCCCAGAACCTCGAGGCCCAGAGTCACGTGATCCTGCATACAG CAGAGATGACTATGACCGATACTACCGCAGTGGCAGTGGTGCAGAAGACTTTTACCGGAGGAAAGATGAACCCTTCAGGGACCCTTACCGAGATCCCTGGAACGGACGCCGTGAGCCGGAGG TAGATGACCGTGCTCGACCAGAAGAGCGCCGGCGTAACGAGTTGTATCGACAGTACTACGAAGAACTCCAGCGGCGCTACGACACCGACCGTCCGGTCGACTGCTCTGTGATTGTCGTCAACAAGGCGCAAAA tgtgtaCTTGTGCTCCGAAAACAACTGTAGGGAGTATGCTGAGACGGTCGGGCGGAAAGTCCGCGATTTGGGCATGGTGGTGGATCTGATCTTCCTCAACACAGAAGTCTCGCTCACCCAGGCACTGGAGGATGTAGGCCGAGCTCGCACTCCCTTTGCCATCATCATTACCCAGCAGCACCAGGTCCACCGGTCCTGCACTGTCAACATCCTGTGTGGCACACCGCAAG AGCATCGCAACATGCCGATGCAGGATGCCATGATGCTGGTTGCCCACAATTACGACACGTACAAAGTTGAAAACCGCGAGAAAGAACGCGAGGAGATTGCCAGAAAGGCTGCCAAGATGGCGGACAGCGTATTACTCCGGGAGCCCGACAGAGAGAGCCACCCTGTTTCTGTGCTCACCGCCATCACACTACTGTCTGAAAACAG ATTTGTAACGCCAGAGGAGATGGACGGTCTCATCGCCTACCTGACGGACAAGAGAACCCGGCTGCTGCGAAGCGCTGCAGACCCTCTGGCAG CTACAGTCCATGCTGCGGCTCCTGCAGCAGGACACCTGGACGTTCCGCCCTCAGCCGCAGGACTGCCGCCTGCATCCCATTCTACTCGCCCCCCCGCACAGACCGGCCACCTCGGCCTATCGGCTGCTCCGGGCGCCTCGGCGAACCCCAGCCATCAGCAGGAGCTGCAGGCTAAAATCCTCAGCCTGTTCAACAGCGGCAGCGGGGTGTCAGGAGGCACCGGCGGCCCGGCCACCGCCTCCCAGCCGCAGGCCTACAGCTCCCTTGGCCCCCCCCTGTCCCAGAACCCGGCCCGCCCACCCATGCCTGGTCCTCCTGCAGTTGGATCCCAGGGTTATGGCGCCCCACCTGGCCACATGCAAGTCCCACTCGGTGTTCAAAGACCCCCCACCTCAGCTTCAGGTATCAATTTTGACAACCCGAGCGTACAGAAAGCGCTGGACACCCTCATTCAGAGCGGCGGACCGTCCCTCAACCACCTGGTGGGCCCTGCTGCCTCACAGCAGCAACCCCCAAGGTCTGCACCCGGCATGGGCCAGATCCCGCCCATGTCCATGTATCCCCGACATTACTGA
- the ncoa5 gene encoding nuclear receptor coactivator 5 isoform X13 codes for MFRGFGFVQFERVEEAEAAKSAQKGRIYKGYKIDVNMAVERRQAKLQSQQSPPRRAPYGSYGDSKEPRPRSRSPVYGRESRDGREPRESRDGRESRDSRDGRDPGRESRPGGHSRDHDYRYRSSESRDKDPRGPEPRGPEPRGPESRDPAYSRDDYDRYYRSGSGAEDFYRRKDEPFRDPYRDPWNGRREPEVASNLSSTVDDRARPEERRRNELYRQYYEELQRRYDTDRPVDCSVIVVNKAQNVYLCSENNCREYAETVGRKVRDLGMVVDLIFLNTEVSLTQALEDVGRARTPFAIIITQQHQVHRSCTVNILCGTPQEHRNMPMQDAMMLVAHNYDTYKVENREKEREEIARKAAKMADSVLLREPDRESHPVSVLTAITLLSENRFVTPEEMDGLIAYLTDKRTRLLRSAADPLAATVHAAAPAAGHLDVPPSAAGLPPASHSTRPPAQTGHLGLSAAPGASANPSHQQELQAKILSLFNSGSGVSGGTGGPATASQPQAYSSLGPPLSQNPARPPMPGPPAVGSQGYGAPPGHMQVPLGVQRPPTSASGINFDNPSVQKALDTLIQSGGPSLNHLVGPAASQQQPPRSAPGMGQIPPMSMYPRHY; via the exons ATGTTTCGTGGGTTTGGATTTGTACAATTTGAACGTGTTGAGGAAGCCGAAGCTGCAAAGTCTGCCCAAAAGGGTCGAATATATAAAGGTTATAAAATAG atGTAAATATGGCAGTGGAGCGACGGCAAGCTAAACTTCAATCCCAGCAGAGCCCTCCACGAAG GGCCCCTTATGGCAGTTATGGGGACAGCAAAGAACCCCGACCTCGGTCACGCTCACCGGTTTATGGACGGGAGAGCCGTGATGGGCGGGAGCCTCGGGAGAGCCGCGATGGGCGGGAGTCTCGGGACAGCCGTGACGGGAGGGACCCGGGCAGAGAGTCGAGGCCAGGGGGCCACTCTCGTGACCATGACTACCGGTACCGTAGCTCAGAGAGCAGAGACAAAGACCCCAGAGGCCCAGAACCCAGAGGCCCAGAACCTCGAGGCCCAGAGTCACGTGATCCTGCATACAG CAGAGATGACTATGACCGATACTACCGCAGTGGCAGTGGTGCAGAAGACTTTTACCGGAGGAAAGATGAACCCTTCAGGGACCCTTACCGAGATCCCTGGAACGGACGCCGTGAGCCGGAGG TCGCCTCCAACCTCTCCTCAACAGTAGATGACCGTGCTCGACCAGAAGAGCGCCGGCGTAACGAGTTGTATCGACAGTACTACGAAGAACTCCAGCGGCGCTACGACACCGACCGTCCGGTCGACTGCTCTGTGATTGTCGTCAACAAGGCGCAAAA tgtgtaCTTGTGCTCCGAAAACAACTGTAGGGAGTATGCTGAGACGGTCGGGCGGAAAGTCCGCGATTTGGGCATGGTGGTGGATCTGATCTTCCTCAACACAGAAGTCTCGCTCACCCAGGCACTGGAGGATGTAGGCCGAGCTCGCACTCCCTTTGCCATCATCATTACCCAGCAGCACCAGGTCCACCGGTCCTGCACTGTCAACATCCTGTGTGGCACACCGCAAG AGCATCGCAACATGCCGATGCAGGATGCCATGATGCTGGTTGCCCACAATTACGACACGTACAAAGTTGAAAACCGCGAGAAAGAACGCGAGGAGATTGCCAGAAAGGCTGCCAAGATGGCGGACAGCGTATTACTCCGGGAGCCCGACAGAGAGAGCCACCCTGTTTCTGTGCTCACCGCCATCACACTACTGTCTGAAAACAG ATTTGTAACGCCAGAGGAGATGGACGGTCTCATCGCCTACCTGACGGACAAGAGAACCCGGCTGCTGCGAAGCGCTGCAGACCCTCTGGCAG CTACAGTCCATGCTGCGGCTCCTGCAGCAGGACACCTGGACGTTCCGCCCTCAGCCGCAGGACTGCCGCCTGCATCCCATTCTACTCGCCCCCCCGCACAGACCGGCCACCTCGGCCTATCGGCTGCTCCGGGCGCCTCGGCGAACCCCAGCCATCAGCAGGAGCTGCAGGCTAAAATCCTCAGCCTGTTCAACAGCGGCAGCGGGGTGTCAGGAGGCACCGGCGGCCCGGCCACCGCCTCCCAGCCGCAGGCCTACAGCTCCCTTGGCCCCCCCCTGTCCCAGAACCCGGCCCGCCCACCCATGCCTGGTCCTCCTGCAGTTGGATCCCAGGGTTATGGCGCCCCACCTGGCCACATGCAAGTCCCACTCGGTGTTCAAAGACCCCCCACCTCAGCTTCAGGTATCAATTTTGACAACCCGAGCGTACAGAAAGCGCTGGACACCCTCATTCAGAGCGGCGGACCGTCCCTCAACCACCTGGTGGGCCCTGCTGCCTCACAGCAGCAACCCCCAAGGTCTGCACCCGGCATGGGCCAGATCCCGCCCATGTCCATGTATCCCCGACATTACTGA
- the ncoa5 gene encoding nuclear receptor coactivator 5 isoform X12, which produces MSRRRSRSASPGRFSRTCSSNDPREMERRIFVGNLPTSDMEKKDLEDLFSPYGKIVGVSMFRGFGFVQFERVEEAEAAKSAQKGRIYKGYKIDVNMAVERRQAKLQSQQSPPRRAPYGSYGDSKEPRPRSRSPVYGRESRDGREPRESRDGRESRDSRDGRDPGRESRPGGHSRDHDYRYRSSESRDKDPRGPEPRGPEPRGPESRDPAYSRDDYDRYYRSGSGAEDFYRRKDEPFRDPYRDPWNGRREPEDDRARPEERRRNELYRQYYEELQRRYDTDRPVDCSVIVVNKAQKEYAETVGRKVRDLGMVVDLIFLNTEVSLTQALEDVGRARTPFAIIITQQHQVHRSCTVNILCGTPQEHRNMPMQDAMMLVAHNYDTYKVENREKEREEIARKAAKMADSVLLREPDRESHPVSVLTAITLLSENRFVTPEEMDGLIAYLTDKRTRLLRSAADPLAATVHAAAPAAGHLDVPPSAAGLPPASHSTRPPAQTGHLGLSAAPGASANPSHQQELQAKILSLFNSGSGVSGGTGGPATASQPQAYSSLGPPLSQNPARPPMPGPPAVGSQGYGAPPGHMQVPLGVQRPPTSASGINFDNPSVQKALDTLIQSGGPSLNHLVGPAASQQQPPRSAPGMGQIPPMSMYPRHY; this is translated from the exons ATGTCTCGCCGAAGAAGCCGCAGCGCATCACCAGGGCGTTTTTCTCGCACTTGCAGCAGTAATGATCCCAGAGAAATGGAGAGACGAATTTTTGTTGGGAATTTGCCGACCTCGGACATGGAAAAGAAGGATTTGGAAGACCTGTTCAGCCCATATGGGAAGATAGTCG GCGTGTCCATGTTTCGTGGGTTTGGATTTGTACAATTTGAACGTGTTGAGGAAGCCGAAGCTGCAAAGTCTGCCCAAAAGGGTCGAATATATAAAGGTTATAAAATAG atGTAAATATGGCAGTGGAGCGACGGCAAGCTAAACTTCAATCCCAGCAGAGCCCTCCACGAAG GGCCCCTTATGGCAGTTATGGGGACAGCAAAGAACCCCGACCTCGGTCACGCTCACCGGTTTATGGACGGGAGAGCCGTGATGGGCGGGAGCCTCGGGAGAGCCGCGATGGGCGGGAGTCTCGGGACAGCCGTGACGGGAGGGACCCGGGCAGAGAGTCGAGGCCAGGGGGCCACTCTCGTGACCATGACTACCGGTACCGTAGCTCAGAGAGCAGAGACAAAGACCCCAGAGGCCCAGAACCCAGAGGCCCAGAACCTCGAGGCCCAGAGTCACGTGATCCTGCATACAG CAGAGATGACTATGACCGATACTACCGCAGTGGCAGTGGTGCAGAAGACTTTTACCGGAGGAAAGATGAACCCTTCAGGGACCCTTACCGAGATCCCTGGAACGGACGCCGTGAGCCGGAGG ATGACCGTGCTCGACCAGAAGAGCGCCGGCGTAACGAGTTGTATCGACAGTACTACGAAGAACTCCAGCGGCGCTACGACACCGACCGTCCGGTCGACTGCTCTGTGATTGTCGTCAACAAGGCGCAAAA GGAGTATGCTGAGACGGTCGGGCGGAAAGTCCGCGATTTGGGCATGGTGGTGGATCTGATCTTCCTCAACACAGAAGTCTCGCTCACCCAGGCACTGGAGGATGTAGGCCGAGCTCGCACTCCCTTTGCCATCATCATTACCCAGCAGCACCAGGTCCACCGGTCCTGCACTGTCAACATCCTGTGTGGCACACCGCAAG AGCATCGCAACATGCCGATGCAGGATGCCATGATGCTGGTTGCCCACAATTACGACACGTACAAAGTTGAAAACCGCGAGAAAGAACGCGAGGAGATTGCCAGAAAGGCTGCCAAGATGGCGGACAGCGTATTACTCCGGGAGCCCGACAGAGAGAGCCACCCTGTTTCTGTGCTCACCGCCATCACACTACTGTCTGAAAACAG ATTTGTAACGCCAGAGGAGATGGACGGTCTCATCGCCTACCTGACGGACAAGAGAACCCGGCTGCTGCGAAGCGCTGCAGACCCTCTGGCAG CTACAGTCCATGCTGCGGCTCCTGCAGCAGGACACCTGGACGTTCCGCCCTCAGCCGCAGGACTGCCGCCTGCATCCCATTCTACTCGCCCCCCCGCACAGACCGGCCACCTCGGCCTATCGGCTGCTCCGGGCGCCTCGGCGAACCCCAGCCATCAGCAGGAGCTGCAGGCTAAAATCCTCAGCCTGTTCAACAGCGGCAGCGGGGTGTCAGGAGGCACCGGCGGCCCGGCCACCGCCTCCCAGCCGCAGGCCTACAGCTCCCTTGGCCCCCCCCTGTCCCAGAACCCGGCCCGCCCACCCATGCCTGGTCCTCCTGCAGTTGGATCCCAGGGTTATGGCGCCCCACCTGGCCACATGCAAGTCCCACTCGGTGTTCAAAGACCCCCCACCTCAGCTTCAGGTATCAATTTTGACAACCCGAGCGTACAGAAAGCGCTGGACACCCTCATTCAGAGCGGCGGACCGTCCCTCAACCACCTGGTGGGCCCTGCTGCCTCACAGCAGCAACCCCCAAGGTCTGCACCCGGCATGGGCCAGATCCCGCCCATGTCCATGTATCCCCGACATTACTGA
- the ncoa5 gene encoding nuclear receptor coactivator 5 isoform X11 codes for MSRRRSRSASPGRFSRTCSSNDPREMERRIFVGNLPTSDMEKKDLEDLFSPYGKIVGVSMFRGFGFVQFERVEEAEAAKSAQKGRIYKGYKIDVNMAVERRQAKLQSQQSPPRRAPYGSYGDSKEPRPRSRSPVYGRESRDGREPRESRDGRESRDSRDGRDPGRESRPGGHSRDHDYRYRSSESRDKDPRGPEPRGPEPRGPESRDPAYSRDDYDRYYRSGSGAEDFYRRKDEPFRDPYRDPWNGRREPEDDRARPEERRRNELYRQYYEELQRRYDTDRPVDCSVIVVNKAQNREYAETVGRKVRDLGMVVDLIFLNTEVSLTQALEDVGRARTPFAIIITQQHQVHRSCTVNILCGTPQEHRNMPMQDAMMLVAHNYDTYKVENREKEREEIARKAAKMADSVLLREPDRESHPVSVLTAITLLSENRFVTPEEMDGLIAYLTDKRTRLLRSAADPLAATVHAAAPAAGHLDVPPSAAGLPPASHSTRPPAQTGHLGLSAAPGASANPSHQQELQAKILSLFNSGSGVSGGTGGPATASQPQAYSSLGPPLSQNPARPPMPGPPAVGSQGYGAPPGHMQVPLGVQRPPTSASGINFDNPSVQKALDTLIQSGGPSLNHLVGPAASQQQPPRSAPGMGQIPPMSMYPRHY; via the exons ATGTCTCGCCGAAGAAGCCGCAGCGCATCACCAGGGCGTTTTTCTCGCACTTGCAGCAGTAATGATCCCAGAGAAATGGAGAGACGAATTTTTGTTGGGAATTTGCCGACCTCGGACATGGAAAAGAAGGATTTGGAAGACCTGTTCAGCCCATATGGGAAGATAGTCG GCGTGTCCATGTTTCGTGGGTTTGGATTTGTACAATTTGAACGTGTTGAGGAAGCCGAAGCTGCAAAGTCTGCCCAAAAGGGTCGAATATATAAAGGTTATAAAATAG atGTAAATATGGCAGTGGAGCGACGGCAAGCTAAACTTCAATCCCAGCAGAGCCCTCCACGAAG GGCCCCTTATGGCAGTTATGGGGACAGCAAAGAACCCCGACCTCGGTCACGCTCACCGGTTTATGGACGGGAGAGCCGTGATGGGCGGGAGCCTCGGGAGAGCCGCGATGGGCGGGAGTCTCGGGACAGCCGTGACGGGAGGGACCCGGGCAGAGAGTCGAGGCCAGGGGGCCACTCTCGTGACCATGACTACCGGTACCGTAGCTCAGAGAGCAGAGACAAAGACCCCAGAGGCCCAGAACCCAGAGGCCCAGAACCTCGAGGCCCAGAGTCACGTGATCCTGCATACAG CAGAGATGACTATGACCGATACTACCGCAGTGGCAGTGGTGCAGAAGACTTTTACCGGAGGAAAGATGAACCCTTCAGGGACCCTTACCGAGATCCCTGGAACGGACGCCGTGAGCCGGAGG ATGACCGTGCTCGACCAGAAGAGCGCCGGCGTAACGAGTTGTATCGACAGTACTACGAAGAACTCCAGCGGCGCTACGACACCGACCGTCCGGTCGACTGCTCTGTGATTGTCGTCAACAAGGCGCAAAA TAGGGAGTATGCTGAGACGGTCGGGCGGAAAGTCCGCGATTTGGGCATGGTGGTGGATCTGATCTTCCTCAACACAGAAGTCTCGCTCACCCAGGCACTGGAGGATGTAGGCCGAGCTCGCACTCCCTTTGCCATCATCATTACCCAGCAGCACCAGGTCCACCGGTCCTGCACTGTCAACATCCTGTGTGGCACACCGCAAG AGCATCGCAACATGCCGATGCAGGATGCCATGATGCTGGTTGCCCACAATTACGACACGTACAAAGTTGAAAACCGCGAGAAAGAACGCGAGGAGATTGCCAGAAAGGCTGCCAAGATGGCGGACAGCGTATTACTCCGGGAGCCCGACAGAGAGAGCCACCCTGTTTCTGTGCTCACCGCCATCACACTACTGTCTGAAAACAG ATTTGTAACGCCAGAGGAGATGGACGGTCTCATCGCCTACCTGACGGACAAGAGAACCCGGCTGCTGCGAAGCGCTGCAGACCCTCTGGCAG CTACAGTCCATGCTGCGGCTCCTGCAGCAGGACACCTGGACGTTCCGCCCTCAGCCGCAGGACTGCCGCCTGCATCCCATTCTACTCGCCCCCCCGCACAGACCGGCCACCTCGGCCTATCGGCTGCTCCGGGCGCCTCGGCGAACCCCAGCCATCAGCAGGAGCTGCAGGCTAAAATCCTCAGCCTGTTCAACAGCGGCAGCGGGGTGTCAGGAGGCACCGGCGGCCCGGCCACCGCCTCCCAGCCGCAGGCCTACAGCTCCCTTGGCCCCCCCCTGTCCCAGAACCCGGCCCGCCCACCCATGCCTGGTCCTCCTGCAGTTGGATCCCAGGGTTATGGCGCCCCACCTGGCCACATGCAAGTCCCACTCGGTGTTCAAAGACCCCCCACCTCAGCTTCAGGTATCAATTTTGACAACCCGAGCGTACAGAAAGCGCTGGACACCCTCATTCAGAGCGGCGGACCGTCCCTCAACCACCTGGTGGGCCCTGCTGCCTCACAGCAGCAACCCCCAAGGTCTGCACCCGGCATGGGCCAGATCCCGCCCATGTCCATGTATCCCCGACATTACTGA
- the ncoa5 gene encoding nuclear receptor coactivator 5 isoform X2 has protein sequence MSRRRSRSASPGRFSRTCSSNDPREMERRIFVGNLPTSDMEKKDLEDLFSPYGKIVGVSMFRGFGFVQFERVEEAEAAKSAQKGRIYKGYKIDVNMAVERRQAKLQSQQSPPRRAPYGSYGDSKEPRPRSRSPVYGRESRDGREPRESRDGRESRDSRDGRDPGRESRPGGHSRDHDYRYRSSESRDKDPRGPEPRGPEPRGPESRDPAYRDDYDRYYRSGSGAEDFYRRKDEPFRDPYRDPWNGRREPEVASNLSSTVDDRARPEERRRNELYRQYYEELQRRYDTDRPVDCSVIVVNKAQNVYLCSENNCREYAETVGRKVRDLGMVVDLIFLNTEVSLTQALEDVGRARTPFAIIITQQHQVHRSCTVNILCGTPQEHRNMPMQDAMMLVAHNYDTYKVENREKEREEIARKAAKMADSVLLREPDRESHPVSVLTAITLLSENRFVTPEEMDGLIAYLTDKRTRLLRSAADPLAATVHAAAPAAGHLDVPPSAAGLPPASHSTRPPAQTGHLGLSAAPGASANPSHQQELQAKILSLFNSGSGVSGGTGGPATASQPQAYSSLGPPLSQNPARPPMPGPPAVGSQGYGAPPGHMQVPLGVQRPPTSASGINFDNPSVQKALDTLIQSGGPSLNHLVGPAASQQQPPRSAPGMGQIPPMSMYPRHY, from the exons ATGTCTCGCCGAAGAAGCCGCAGCGCATCACCAGGGCGTTTTTCTCGCACTTGCAGCAGTAATGATCCCAGAGAAATGGAGAGACGAATTTTTGTTGGGAATTTGCCGACCTCGGACATGGAAAAGAAGGATTTGGAAGACCTGTTCAGCCCATATGGGAAGATAGTCG GCGTGTCCATGTTTCGTGGGTTTGGATTTGTACAATTTGAACGTGTTGAGGAAGCCGAAGCTGCAAAGTCTGCCCAAAAGGGTCGAATATATAAAGGTTATAAAATAG atGTAAATATGGCAGTGGAGCGACGGCAAGCTAAACTTCAATCCCAGCAGAGCCCTCCACGAAG GGCCCCTTATGGCAGTTATGGGGACAGCAAAGAACCCCGACCTCGGTCACGCTCACCGGTTTATGGACGGGAGAGCCGTGATGGGCGGGAGCCTCGGGAGAGCCGCGATGGGCGGGAGTCTCGGGACAGCCGTGACGGGAGGGACCCGGGCAGAGAGTCGAGGCCAGGGGGCCACTCTCGTGACCATGACTACCGGTACCGTAGCTCAGAGAGCAGAGACAAAGACCCCAGAGGCCCAGAACCCAGAGGCCCAGAACCTCGAGGCCCAGAGTCACGTGATCCTGCATACAG AGATGACTATGACCGATACTACCGCAGTGGCAGTGGTGCAGAAGACTTTTACCGGAGGAAAGATGAACCCTTCAGGGACCCTTACCGAGATCCCTGGAACGGACGCCGTGAGCCGGAGG TCGCCTCCAACCTCTCCTCAACAGTAGATGACCGTGCTCGACCAGAAGAGCGCCGGCGTAACGAGTTGTATCGACAGTACTACGAAGAACTCCAGCGGCGCTACGACACCGACCGTCCGGTCGACTGCTCTGTGATTGTCGTCAACAAGGCGCAAAA tgtgtaCTTGTGCTCCGAAAACAACTGTAGGGAGTATGCTGAGACGGTCGGGCGGAAAGTCCGCGATTTGGGCATGGTGGTGGATCTGATCTTCCTCAACACAGAAGTCTCGCTCACCCAGGCACTGGAGGATGTAGGCCGAGCTCGCACTCCCTTTGCCATCATCATTACCCAGCAGCACCAGGTCCACCGGTCCTGCACTGTCAACATCCTGTGTGGCACACCGCAAG AGCATCGCAACATGCCGATGCAGGATGCCATGATGCTGGTTGCCCACAATTACGACACGTACAAAGTTGAAAACCGCGAGAAAGAACGCGAGGAGATTGCCAGAAAGGCTGCCAAGATGGCGGACAGCGTATTACTCCGGGAGCCCGACAGAGAGAGCCACCCTGTTTCTGTGCTCACCGCCATCACACTACTGTCTGAAAACAG ATTTGTAACGCCAGAGGAGATGGACGGTCTCATCGCCTACCTGACGGACAAGAGAACCCGGCTGCTGCGAAGCGCTGCAGACCCTCTGGCAG CTACAGTCCATGCTGCGGCTCCTGCAGCAGGACACCTGGACGTTCCGCCCTCAGCCGCAGGACTGCCGCCTGCATCCCATTCTACTCGCCCCCCCGCACAGACCGGCCACCTCGGCCTATCGGCTGCTCCGGGCGCCTCGGCGAACCCCAGCCATCAGCAGGAGCTGCAGGCTAAAATCCTCAGCCTGTTCAACAGCGGCAGCGGGGTGTCAGGAGGCACCGGCGGCCCGGCCACCGCCTCCCAGCCGCAGGCCTACAGCTCCCTTGGCCCCCCCCTGTCCCAGAACCCGGCCCGCCCACCCATGCCTGGTCCTCCTGCAGTTGGATCCCAGGGTTATGGCGCCCCACCTGGCCACATGCAAGTCCCACTCGGTGTTCAAAGACCCCCCACCTCAGCTTCAGGTATCAATTTTGACAACCCGAGCGTACAGAAAGCGCTGGACACCCTCATTCAGAGCGGCGGACCGTCCCTCAACCACCTGGTGGGCCCTGCTGCCTCACAGCAGCAACCCCCAAGGTCTGCACCCGGCATGGGCCAGATCCCGCCCATGTCCATGTATCCCCGACATTACTGA